In Erigeron canadensis isolate Cc75 chromosome 6, C_canadensis_v1, whole genome shotgun sequence, the following are encoded in one genomic region:
- the LOC122605822 gene encoding putative ATP synthase protein YMF19: protein MPQLDKFTYFTQFFWLCLFFFTFYIAICNDGDGLLGISKILKLRNQLLSHRTNNIRSKDPNSLEDILRKGFSTGLSYMYSSLFEVSQWCKAIDLLGKRRTITLISCFGEISGSRGMEKNILYLISKSSYSTSSNPGWGITCKNDIMLIHVLHGQGSIGF from the coding sequence ATGCCTCAACTGGATAAATTCACTTATTTCACACAATTCTTCTGGTTAtgccttttcttctttactTTCTATATTGCCATATGCAATGATGGAGATGGACTACTTGGGATCAGCAAAATTCTAAAACTACGTAACCAACTGCTTTCACACCGTACGAACAACATCCGGAGCAAGGACCCCAACAGTTTGGAAGATATCTTGAGAAAAGGTTTTAGCACCGGTCTATCCTATATGTACTCCAGTTTATTCGAAGTCTCCCAATGGTGTAAGGCCATCGACTTATTGGGAAAAAGGAGGACGATCACTTTGATCTCTTGTTTCGGAGAAATCAGTGGCTCACGAGGAATGGAAAAGAACATATTATATTTGATCTCGAAGTCCTCATATAGCACTTCTTCCAATCCTGGATGGGGGATCACTTGTAAGAATGACATAATGCTGATCCATGTTCTACACGGCCAAGGAAGCATCGGTTTTTAA
- the LOC122603423 gene encoding OVARIAN TUMOR DOMAIN-containing deubiquitinating enzyme 1-like yields the protein MQNHDEIPVEPEAESTTFITDYEVDGDWSNYKDSDVMQQQSAIWEEDAAKFPYVGDKETLSSLEAEYKSGSPILLEKIKVLSEQYGGIRRTRGDGNCFFRSFMFSYLEHILESQDEAEVERIKVSVEKCRKTLQDLGYADFTFEDFFSLFIEQLESVLQGNEASISHDELVVRSRDQSVSDYVVMFFRFVTSGEIRKRSEFFEPFILGLSNTTVEQFCKTSVEPMGEESDHVHITALSDALGVPIRVVYLDRSSCDKEGGASVNHHDFVPATGDASTSTTENGSETTPFIVLLYRPGHYDILYRK from the exons ATGCAGAACCATGATGAGATCCCGGTGGAACCGGAAGCTGAGTCCACAACCTTCATCACAGATTATGAAGTTGATGGTGATTGGTCCAATTACAAGGACAGTGATGTTATGCAACAACAGTCAGCAATATGGGAAGAGGATGCAGCGAAGTTTCCGTATGTTGGTGATAAG GAAACCCTCTCGTCATTAGAAGCTGAATATAAGTCGGGAAGCCCCATTTTACTGGAGaaaattaag GTGCTAAGCGAACAATATGGTGGCATCAGGAGGACTCGTGGCGATGGAAACTGTTTCTTTCGGAGTTTTATGTTCTCTTACCTT GAACACATTTTGGAATCCCAAGACGAAGCAGAGGTTGAGCGCATTAAAGTTAGTGTGGAAAAATGCAGAAAGACACTTCAGGATTTAGGTTATGCTGACTTTACGTTTGAAGATTTTTTCTCA CTATTTATCGAGCAACTGGAAAGTGTACTTCAAGGGAATGAAGCTTCCATAAG TCATGATGAACTTGTAGTGAGAAGTCGTGATCAGTCAGTATCTGATTATG TGGTGATGTTTTTCAGATTTGTTACTTCGGGAGAAATAAGGAAGCGCTCCGAATTCTTTGAACCATTCATACTTGGGCTGTCTAATACAACTGTAGAGCAG TTTTGTAAGACATCAGTGGAGCCCATGGGTGAAGAAAGTGACCATGTACACATTACAGCATTGTCTGATGCATTGGGTGTCCCTATTCGTGTTGTATATCTTGATCGTAGCTCATGTGACAAGGAAGGGGGTGCCAGTGTGAACCACCATGATTTCGTTCCAGCCACGGGTGATGCTAGCACTAGCACTACTGAGAATGGCTCTGAAACAACCCCGTTCATTGTATTGCTATACCGACCTGGTCATTATGACATATTGTACAGAAAGTGA